The proteins below are encoded in one region of Cloacibacillus sp.:
- a CDS encoding ABC transporter ATP-binding protein has product MPPVVVRTEHLTKKFGSFTAVDDINMSIEEGEVYGFLGPNGAGKSTTIRMLCGLLAPTSGKGLVLGLDLASNGQKLKEKIGYMSQKFSLYPELSVLENLNLYSGLYGLKGAAKKKRIDEMIELAGLVGRENEPTSSLSGGWRQRLALGCAILHKPKILFLDEATSGVDPKARLLFWDIIYDLAANGTTVMVTTHFMDEAEHCNKVAFIYYGRLIADDSPDNLKKKIPGRLYEVTAADPMALLAKVQAGEGGPMIDSYFFGDKVHLLVAQDREITAEGIFAESKIERIEQSMEDVFVYLVKSHAGDDLGDGRISGIGNATANQAQEAKKEGTK; this is encoded by the coding sequence ATGCCCCCCGTAGTGGTCCGTACGGAACACCTGACGAAAAAATTTGGCAGCTTCACCGCCGTTGACGATATAAACATGTCCATCGAGGAGGGGGAGGTCTACGGCTTTCTCGGCCCCAACGGCGCGGGAAAATCGACGACCATCCGCATGCTCTGCGGCCTGCTCGCGCCCACCTCGGGCAAGGGGCTCGTTCTTGGCCTCGACCTGGCCTCCAACGGACAGAAACTAAAGGAAAAAATCGGCTACATGTCGCAGAAATTCTCGCTCTATCCGGAGCTCTCCGTCCTGGAAAACCTCAACCTCTATTCGGGGCTCTACGGGCTCAAGGGCGCGGCTAAGAAAAAGCGTATTGACGAAATGATCGAGCTTGCGGGGCTTGTGGGGCGCGAGAACGAACCCACCTCGTCGCTCTCCGGCGGCTGGCGGCAGAGGCTTGCCCTCGGCTGCGCCATCCTCCACAAGCCGAAGATACTCTTCCTCGACGAGGCGACGAGCGGCGTCGACCCCAAGGCGCGCCTGCTTTTCTGGGACATCATCTACGACCTTGCCGCGAACGGCACCACCGTGATGGTCACCACTCATTTTATGGACGAGGCGGAACACTGCAACAAGGTCGCCTTCATCTACTATGGGCGGCTGATCGCCGACGACTCACCGGACAACCTGAAGAAAAAGATCCCCGGCAGACTATATGAGGTGACGGCGGCGGACCCGATGGCGCTGCTCGCCAAGGTACAGGCCGGAGAGGGCGGCCCGATGATCGACTCCTACTTCTTCGGCGACAAGGTACACCTGCTCGTCGCGCAGGACCGTGAGATAACGGCGGAGGGTATCTTCGCGGAGAGCAAGATCGAGCGCATCGAACAATCGATGGAGGACGTCTTCGTCTACCTCGTCAAATCCCACGCTGGTGACGACCTGGGAGACGGACGAATATCCGGAATCGGTAATGCCACTGCGAATCAGGCCCAAGAGGCGAAAAAAGAGGGGACAAAATGA